In a single window of the Bacillus horti genome:
- a CDS encoding PLD nuclease N-terminal domain-containing protein, translating into MHIGYNLSWDQFIEFLPLIMPIVILQFILMVVALIDLMRSQRGFESKLLWGGIILVVTIVGPIIYFIIGRKSYT; encoded by the coding sequence ATGCATATAGGATACAACCTGAGCTGGGATCAGTTTATAGAATTTTTACCTCTTATTATGCCCATTGTAATCCTGCAATTTATTCTGATGGTTGTAGCACTTATTGATCTAATGCGGAGTCAACGTGGTTTTGAAAGTAAATTACTTTGGGGAGGCATTATTTTAGTAGTAACTATTGTGGGGCCAATTATTTATTTTATAATCGGAAGGAAAAGTTATACATGA
- a CDS encoding ArsR/SmtB family transcription factor, with protein MKETLREQDACEETCKGTKVDVQSIGQKLLDDAAVTELANIFKALGDPTRVKMIHALLQSELCVHDISEVLGMGQSAVSHQLRLLRNLRIVKRRKVGKTVYYSLDDSHVEEIFIQTLQHLKHV; from the coding sequence ATGAAGGAGACACTTCGAGAGCAGGACGCATGTGAGGAAACTTGTAAAGGGACAAAGGTGGATGTTCAATCGATCGGACAAAAGCTTCTAGATGATGCTGCTGTTACTGAATTAGCAAATATCTTTAAGGCCCTTGGTGACCCAACTCGAGTTAAAATGATTCATGCCTTGCTTCAAAGCGAGCTATGTGTTCATGACATAAGTGAAGTGTTAGGAATGGGTCAATCTGCCGTATCTCATCAGCTACGCTTACTGCGAAACCTTAGGATTGTGAAAAGAAGAAAGGTTGGAAAAACGGTTTATTACTCGTTAGATGACAGCCATGTGGAGGAAATATTTATCCAGACTCTGCAGCATCTTAAGCATGTCTGA
- a CDS encoding 5-bromo-4-chloroindolyl phosphate hydrolysis family protein, translating to MKYLYVLLRIAIAGSISSVTWMVLFFGMGFPFWVSVGYAALGGLGVFLLLQLIAHVIFLKRNGLTRTEYTYIKQNLREAKGKIKRIQRTFFQVRSFRSFRQTLAVNKLVRKIYVIVKREPKRFYQAERFFFYHLDSMVELTEKHSFLAAQAVDNSKIRNSLKETRSMIDQLIKTVEKDLYNVLSKDIDHLKFEIDVAKHSLSTWAPPQKERRSENEGAK from the coding sequence ATGAAGTATCTTTATGTACTGTTACGAATAGCTATAGCAGGCTCAATCAGTTCTGTCACTTGGATGGTCTTGTTTTTCGGAATGGGATTTCCATTTTGGGTGTCGGTTGGCTATGCAGCATTGGGAGGACTTGGAGTTTTTCTCCTATTACAGCTCATAGCTCACGTCATTTTCTTAAAGCGAAATGGCCTAACAAGAACAGAGTATACGTATATTAAACAGAATTTACGTGAAGCAAAAGGGAAGATAAAGCGTATTCAGCGAACATTTTTCCAGGTGCGTAGCTTTAGATCCTTTCGTCAAACGTTAGCTGTAAATAAATTAGTCAGGAAGATTTATGTGATTGTTAAAAGAGAGCCAAAGAGATTTTATCAGGCAGAGCGTTTCTTTTTTTACCATCTAGACTCGATGGTTGAATTAACGGAAAAGCATTCTTTTTTAGCGGCACAAGCGGTGGACAATAGCAAGATAAGAAATTCATTAAAAGAAACAAGAAGCATGATTGATCAATTGATTAAAACGGTTGAAAAGGATTTGTACAATGTCCTTTCCAAGGATATAGATCATTTGAAATTTGAGATAGATGTAGCCAAACACTCACTATCAACATGGGCACCTCCACAGAAGGAAAGGAGATCCGAGAATGAAGGAGCAAAATAA
- a CDS encoding FMN-binding negative transcriptional regulator has translation MYTPKAFQVTDQDVLQDFIAQNSFGVLLSLDEKKIEGTHLPLLYDAETNQLIGHVARANQQWQHANGVEVLAIFHGPHSYISSSWYEEDNTVPTWNYTAVHVYGKLEVIQEAEKIVETMDKTVAFYDPDLDLKKTVSEKSMAGLLQGIVAFQIQVTKWEGKWKLSQNHSTERQKRVIEQLSKSSNQQDIEIAKLMKQSLTES, from the coding sequence GTGTATACTCCAAAGGCGTTTCAGGTAACTGATCAAGACGTACTTCAAGATTTTATTGCTCAAAATAGTTTTGGGGTCCTTCTTAGCTTAGATGAAAAGAAGATAGAGGGGACACATCTTCCCTTACTTTACGATGCTGAAACTAATCAGCTTATCGGTCATGTAGCGAGAGCTAATCAACAATGGCAGCATGCTAATGGAGTAGAGGTATTAGCAATTTTTCATGGTCCCCATAGCTATATTTCTTCTAGCTGGTACGAGGAGGATAACACGGTTCCAACATGGAATTATACGGCTGTACATGTGTATGGAAAGCTTGAAGTGATTCAAGAGGCGGAAAAAATAGTAGAGACCATGGATAAGACGGTTGCGTTTTATGACCCGGATTTGGATCTAAAGAAAACAGTGTCAGAGAAAAGTATGGCCGGCTTGCTACAGGGTATTGTAGCTTTTCAGATACAGGTTACGAAATGGGAGGGGAAATGGAAGCTCAGTCAAAATCATTCAACTGAGCGTCAAAAGAGAGTCATTGAACAGCTTTCCAAAAGTAGCAACCAGCAGGATATAGAAATTGCGAAGCTTATGAAGCAAAGTCTAACTGAGAGCTAA
- a CDS encoding toxic anion resistance protein, with protein sequence MKEQNKQETWKRESGNELEDLLANPFGTTEELDLNGERSIEKKKEDQPEQTNRLIHKLPEESRKRALEISAQIDPTNHQAIMSYGTEAQSKLLNFSHAMLDHVQKKDVGAIGDILNDLMKRLQQTNPDELQADRGNFISRLFGRISRSINETLSKYQKIGAQVDRISVKLNHSKQTLIEDINMLEKLYDQNKDYFHALNVYIAAAQVKLDELYQKDLPAMRKRAEISDDQMAYQDVNDLTQFANRLEKRIHDLELSRQITIQSAPQIRLIQNTNQALTEKIQSSIMTAIPLWKNQIAIALTLFRQRQALEAQKQVSDTTNELLLKNSEMLKTNTIEAAKENERGIIDLETLKKTHSNLISTIEETLTIQQDGRAKRQHAEQEILALENELKHKLLDLKNREEKGSR encoded by the coding sequence ATGAAGGAGCAAAATAAGCAGGAAACGTGGAAAAGAGAATCAGGAAATGAGTTAGAGGATTTACTAGCGAACCCATTTGGGACAACTGAAGAGCTTGACCTAAATGGAGAAAGATCGATAGAAAAAAAGAAAGAGGATCAGCCAGAGCAGACGAATCGTCTTATTCATAAGCTTCCTGAGGAGAGCAGAAAAAGAGCGTTGGAAATCTCAGCTCAAATCGATCCTACGAATCACCAAGCGATTATGTCCTATGGAACAGAGGCACAGTCAAAGCTGTTGAATTTCTCTCATGCAATGCTGGATCATGTGCAGAAAAAGGATGTAGGGGCTATTGGAGACATTCTTAATGATTTAATGAAAAGACTACAGCAAACGAATCCAGATGAGCTACAGGCAGACCGTGGAAATTTCATTTCTCGCTTGTTCGGTAGAATCTCTCGATCTATTAATGAAACATTATCAAAGTATCAAAAGATAGGTGCTCAGGTTGATCGAATTAGTGTCAAGCTTAATCATTCCAAGCAAACGTTGATTGAGGATATCAATATGCTGGAAAAGTTATACGATCAAAATAAAGATTATTTCCATGCATTAAATGTGTACATTGCAGCTGCTCAGGTTAAGCTAGATGAGCTATATCAAAAGGATCTTCCAGCCATGCGCAAAAGAGCTGAGATATCCGATGATCAGATGGCGTATCAAGACGTGAATGACTTAACTCAGTTTGCAAATCGATTAGAAAAACGGATTCACGATTTAGAATTAAGCCGTCAGATCACGATACAGAGTGCTCCACAAATTCGCTTAATTCAAAATACAAATCAGGCTTTAACAGAGAAAATACAATCTTCCATTATGACAGCTATTCCATTATGGAAAAATCAAATTGCTATTGCTCTTACATTGTTCAGGCAAAGACAAGCTCTTGAAGCTCAGAAGCAGGTCTCTGATACAACGAACGAGCTACTGTTGAAGAACTCGGAGATGCTTAAAACGAATACGATTGAAGCGGCAAAGGAAAATGAACGTGGTATTATTGATTTAGAAACGTTGAAAAAGACACATTCAAACCTTATTTCTACGATTGAAGAAACGTTAACGATTCAGCAGGATGGTCGGGCGAAAAGACAGCATGCGGAGCAGGAAATCCTTGCTTTGGAAAATGAATTGAAGCATAAGCTGTTGGATCTAAAGAACAGAGAGGAAAAAGGTTCTCGATAA
- a CDS encoding manganese-dependent inorganic pyrophosphatase, translated as MKKTLIFGHKNPDTDTICSAIAYADLKKSLGWDAEPVRLGAVSGETQYALDFFNIEAPRLVETVANEVEQVILVDHNERQQSVADVDQVQVIEVIDHHRIANFETSSPLYYRAEPVGCTATILKKLYKEKGVAIPKDIAGLMLSAIISDSLLFKSPTCTEEDVAAAKELAEIAGVDAEKYGLDMLKAGADLSGKTAADLITIDSKEFQLGGYKLEVAQVNAVDTADILSLQADIEAELKDVISKKGLDLFLFVITDILNNDSIALALGDKAHAVEQGYDVKLENNIALLKGVVSRKSQIIPILTDVFDKL; from the coding sequence ATGAAAAAAACGTTAATTTTCGGACATAAGAATCCAGACACGGATACGATCTGCTCAGCAATTGCGTATGCAGATTTGAAAAAAAGCTTAGGGTGGGACGCTGAACCGGTTCGTTTAGGCGCTGTTAGTGGTGAAACACAATACGCTTTAGATTTCTTCAATATAGAAGCACCTAGATTGGTTGAAACGGTCGCTAATGAGGTAGAGCAGGTTATTTTAGTCGACCATAATGAACGTCAGCAAAGTGTTGCTGATGTAGATCAGGTACAAGTTATAGAGGTTATTGATCACCATAGAATTGCAAACTTTGAAACGAGCTCTCCGTTATATTACAGAGCTGAACCTGTGGGGTGTACCGCAACAATCCTTAAGAAGCTATACAAGGAAAAAGGTGTCGCCATACCAAAGGATATTGCTGGATTAATGCTATCTGCTATTATTTCTGACTCCTTATTATTTAAGTCACCTACCTGTACAGAGGAGGATGTAGCAGCCGCTAAAGAACTGGCCGAAATAGCGGGAGTTGACGCAGAGAAATACGGGTTAGACATGCTTAAAGCTGGTGCCGATTTAAGTGGGAAAACAGCTGCTGACCTAATTACTATTGACTCTAAAGAGTTTCAATTGGGAGGCTATAAGCTTGAGGTTGCTCAGGTGAATGCGGTAGATACGGCGGATATTCTTTCTTTACAGGCCGATATTGAAGCAGAGTTAAAAGACGTGATTAGTAAAAAAGGACTAGATTTATTTCTTTTTGTAATTACTGACATTTTGAACAATGATTCCATTGCTCTTGCATTAGGAGATAAGGCTCATGCTGTAGAGCAAGGGTACGATGTTAAGCTTGAAAATAACATAGCGTTGTTAAAAGGTGTAGTATCTAGGAAGTCGCAAATTATTCCAATATTGACAGATGTTTTTGACAAGCTATAA
- a CDS encoding NAD(P)/FAD-dependent oxidoreductase has product MSNDLELFDVTIIGGGPAGMYTAFYSGMRDLKTKVIEFNPRLGGKILLYPEKMIWDVGGLTPTMGENLVAQLEQQTKTFEPTIVLGQQVVDLERAENGHIILTANTGERHLTKTVILAMGHGIPKMAKLEIEGADRYEVTNLHYTVQELEIFRGKKVVISGGGNSAVDWANELAPIADVTVVHRRDLFGGHEKNVERMKASVDVRTPFALSELHGNGSSIEEVTITEMESGKQERLKVDAVIVNHGMRGDLSPLMKWGLELQDGLLAVNEKMETNIPGVFGAGDLVTHASKVRLIAGTFVDGVNALNSAKLYIDPEAEKVAYVSSHNERFKEKNKKLGVEV; this is encoded by the coding sequence ATGTCTAATGATTTAGAGCTGTTTGATGTAACGATTATAGGCGGAGGTCCGGCAGGGATGTATACCGCTTTTTATAGTGGCATGCGTGATTTAAAAACAAAGGTTATCGAGTTCAACCCGAGGCTCGGAGGGAAAATTTTACTTTATCCAGAGAAGATGATTTGGGATGTGGGAGGCCTAACCCCGACAATGGGCGAAAACCTTGTTGCTCAGCTTGAGCAGCAGACTAAAACCTTTGAGCCAACAATTGTATTAGGGCAGCAAGTGGTAGATCTTGAAAGGGCTGAGAACGGTCATATTATTCTTACAGCAAACACTGGAGAAAGACATCTTACGAAAACGGTTATTCTGGCGATGGGGCATGGGATTCCTAAGATGGCAAAGCTTGAAATTGAAGGGGCCGATCGTTACGAGGTGACCAATTTGCATTATACGGTACAGGAGCTGGAGATATTCCGTGGTAAAAAGGTTGTTATCTCAGGTGGCGGAAACTCTGCGGTTGATTGGGCCAATGAGCTAGCTCCAATTGCTGATGTGACAGTTGTTCATCGACGTGATCTTTTTGGAGGTCATGAAAAAAATGTAGAGAGAATGAAGGCGAGTGTGGATGTTCGGACTCCATTCGCATTGAGTGAGCTACATGGAAACGGTTCGAGCATTGAGGAAGTAACGATCACGGAGATGGAAAGCGGAAAACAGGAGCGCTTAAAAGTGGATGCTGTTATTGTCAACCACGGAATGCGTGGGGATTTAAGTCCGCTTATGAAGTGGGGCTTAGAGCTGCAGGATGGTTTGCTGGCCGTCAATGAGAAGATGGAAACGAATATTCCGGGAGTGTTCGGTGCTGGGGATTTAGTGACACATGCAAGTAAAGTAAGACTCATTGCTGGAACGTTTGTAGACGGAGTGAATGCATTAAATAGTGCCAAGCTTTATATTGATCCTGAGGCTGAGAAGGTTGCCTATGTATCTTCACATAATGAGCGGTTTAAAGAGAAGAACAAAAAGCTTGGGGTAGAGGTATAA
- a CDS encoding ABC transporter ATP-binding protein, translated as MNILEIQNLRKQYKRTEVIKGVNFTIQAGECVALLGPNGAGKTTILKMLIDMVKPSGGSILFEGKKHEGMRDHIGYLPQHPTFYAWMTGKELLSFMGGLSGIEEDVLRVRIAELLKLVGLEQAGDKRIGTYSGGMKQRLGIAQAIIHEPKLLIMDEPVSALDPLGRRDMLDLLKVIKQKTTVLFSTHILHDAEELCDKICILHKGELLTNDPIQHLLRNEQQPIFVVQAPGIEEWTQKLDNHEIIESIELTSQSVRIRVKDIDRGREWLVSRIHSDKLAVQKFEFIQESLEDIFLRLVKEA; from the coding sequence ATGAACATACTAGAAATACAAAACCTACGAAAACAATATAAACGGACCGAGGTCATCAAAGGAGTAAACTTCACGATTCAAGCCGGAGAATGTGTTGCCCTCCTTGGACCCAATGGGGCTGGCAAAACAACCATTCTAAAGATGCTTATTGATATGGTTAAGCCTTCTGGAGGTAGCATTCTTTTTGAAGGAAAGAAACATGAAGGAATGAGGGATCACATCGGCTATCTTCCTCAACATCCAACCTTTTATGCTTGGATGACCGGAAAAGAACTACTTTCCTTTATGGGAGGTTTGTCCGGAATAGAAGAAGATGTATTACGCGTTCGTATTGCAGAGCTTCTGAAGCTTGTTGGCTTAGAGCAGGCAGGTGATAAGAGGATTGGAACGTACTCAGGAGGGATGAAGCAACGCTTAGGGATAGCACAAGCTATTATCCACGAACCTAAGCTTCTTATCATGGATGAGCCAGTTTCTGCTCTTGACCCTCTTGGTAGAAGGGATATGCTTGACCTTCTAAAAGTGATTAAACAGAAAACAACCGTATTATTTTCAACTCATATTTTGCATGACGCTGAGGAGCTCTGTGATAAAATATGTATTCTACACAAAGGAGAGCTCTTAACCAATGATCCCATTCAGCACCTCCTGCGAAATGAACAGCAGCCTATTTTTGTTGTTCAAGCCCCTGGTATTGAGGAATGGACACAAAAGCTAGACAACCATGAGATCATTGAATCTATTGAGCTAACGAGTCAGTCAGTAAGAATTAGAGTGAAAGATATTGATCGAGGGCGTGAATGGCTTGTAAGCAGAATTCATTCAGATAAGCTAGCTGTTCAAAAATTTGAATTCATTCAAGAGAGCCTAGAGGACATTTTTTTAAGGCTGGTGAAGGAAGCATGA
- a CDS encoding TetR/AcrR family transcriptional regulator, translated as MSALGPDQRKVKGEQTKNKILNETIQLIALQGLKEVSTAKIADRSSISKSTIFHHFKTTDDILLATLDLLFEELYKSFDLQEHQNVEQFLSMLGDSLFGASKSQSVVFRAFFCFLHEGLFQPSIKKKMLTYSDQTLAFFVAQLTKYSPEASKETIHSVAVLLLPLLDGLGLHSLLYEDSERFEKAWSQYTNSIITLLSK; from the coding sequence ATGAGTGCACTAGGTCCAGATCAGCGTAAGGTTAAAGGGGAGCAAACAAAGAACAAGATTCTAAATGAAACGATCCAGCTGATTGCTCTTCAAGGCTTAAAGGAAGTATCTACGGCAAAAATAGCCGATAGAAGTAGTATAAGTAAGAGTACAATTTTTCACCATTTTAAGACAACAGATGATATCCTGTTAGCCACATTGGATCTATTGTTTGAGGAGCTGTATAAAAGCTTTGATTTACAGGAGCATCAAAATGTAGAGCAGTTTCTATCTATGCTAGGAGATTCTCTTTTCGGTGCTTCTAAATCGCAATCCGTCGTATTTAGAGCATTCTTTTGTTTTTTACATGAAGGGCTGTTTCAACCAAGTATTAAGAAGAAAATGCTGACATATTCGGATCAAACATTAGCTTTTTTTGTTGCACAGCTTACGAAATATTCTCCTGAAGCTAGTAAGGAAACAATACATTCTGTAGCAGTACTTCTTTTACCGTTGTTAGATGGATTGGGATTGCATTCTTTACTCTATGAAGATAGCGAACGGTTTGAGAAAGCTTGGAGTCAATATACCAACAGTATAATTACTTTATTGAGTAAGTGA
- a CDS encoding heavy metal translocating P-type ATPase, producing the protein MEKSVEKVKESFFLEGLDCANCALKIEDGVKKIEGITASSVNFVTKTLTVEADEPVNPSWVSDIKKKVKMIESHVTVVEQNNSTFSGGQRVDSTDQSSEIKNQKLQRLDSKTKTLLLRIISSIALLAFGLIAPLTGLVEFGVFTVAYIIIGGDIVAKAARNIVRGRVFDENFLMSIATIGAFIIQQYPEGVAVMLFYQVGEMFQGIAVNRSRKSITALLDIRPDYANLQVGNEIKVVSPENVRIGDTIIVKPGEKVPLDGKVLKGTSSVDTSALTGESIPRDVEPGADILSGFINKNGVLTIEVVKGFGESTVSKILDLVQNASSKKAPTENFITRFARYYTPVVVALALLLAVLPPLLISGATFSEWTYRALVFLVISCPCALVVSIPLGFFGGIGAASKNGILVKGSNYLEALNHVKYVVFDKTGTLTKGVFTVTGIHPTTSITKDDLLKYAAHAEAHSNHPIAESLRSTFGKEIQTEAIQDYNEISGHGIQAVIEGKEVLAGNAKLMLKENIPFTQPDEVGTIVHIAIDREYVGYIVISDEVKNDATSAIRSLKSLGIKQTMMLTGDSKKVGETVGATLGIDTVHAELLPQHKVEQIEALDQQKLAKEKIAFVGDGINDTPVLARSDVGIAMGGLGSDAAIEAADIVIMNDEPSRLASAITIAKGTRRIVWQNIILALWVKAVFLVLGAFGIATMWEAVFSDVGVTLIAVLNAMRVLKINA; encoded by the coding sequence ATGGAGAAGAGCGTAGAGAAAGTAAAGGAGAGCTTCTTTCTAGAGGGTCTTGACTGTGCAAACTGTGCACTAAAGATTGAGGATGGAGTCAAAAAAATTGAGGGAATTACAGCTAGCTCTGTCAACTTCGTAACAAAAACCCTCACTGTTGAAGCGGATGAACCTGTAAACCCTTCTTGGGTATCAGATATTAAGAAAAAGGTGAAAATGATAGAGTCACACGTTACTGTAGTGGAACAAAATAACAGCACATTCTCAGGAGGACAGCGCGTGGACTCAACTGACCAATCATCTGAGATAAAAAATCAAAAGCTTCAACGTTTAGATTCAAAAACCAAAACATTACTACTTAGAATCATTAGTAGTATTGCCTTATTAGCATTTGGCCTTATTGCTCCACTTACAGGGCTCGTTGAATTTGGCGTATTTACTGTTGCTTACATCATTATAGGAGGCGACATCGTAGCCAAAGCCGCACGTAATATCGTTAGAGGAAGGGTGTTCGACGAGAACTTCCTAATGTCTATTGCCACAATAGGGGCTTTCATTATCCAGCAATACCCTGAAGGAGTAGCCGTTATGCTCTTCTATCAGGTTGGAGAGATGTTTCAAGGGATCGCGGTCAATCGCTCCCGCAAATCAATCACTGCCTTATTAGATATTCGACCAGACTATGCTAACCTTCAGGTTGGAAATGAAATAAAAGTGGTTTCACCAGAAAATGTTCGCATCGGTGATACTATTATAGTTAAACCCGGAGAAAAGGTTCCTCTAGATGGAAAGGTCTTAAAAGGCACGTCCTCTGTTGACACATCTGCTTTAACAGGAGAATCAATCCCACGTGATGTAGAGCCAGGAGCAGACATCTTGAGTGGCTTTATCAACAAAAATGGTGTGCTGACCATTGAGGTTGTGAAGGGCTTTGGAGAATCAACCGTTTCGAAAATTTTAGACTTAGTTCAGAACGCTAGTAGTAAAAAAGCTCCAACGGAAAACTTTATAACCCGTTTTGCTCGATACTACACACCTGTTGTTGTCGCACTTGCTCTTCTTCTCGCCGTATTACCTCCACTATTAATTAGCGGAGCAACTTTCTCGGAGTGGACATACAGAGCATTAGTATTCCTTGTAATCTCCTGCCCATGTGCACTAGTTGTATCCATTCCTCTAGGCTTCTTCGGTGGGATTGGAGCTGCATCGAAAAACGGTATTTTAGTAAAAGGCAGTAATTATCTTGAAGCCTTAAATCATGTCAAGTACGTTGTATTTGATAAAACCGGAACTTTAACAAAAGGTGTTTTTACGGTCACAGGGATTCATCCAACCACTTCTATTACTAAAGATGATTTACTTAAGTATGCTGCTCATGCAGAAGCACATTCGAATCACCCGATTGCTGAATCTCTTCGCTCTACATTCGGCAAAGAAATTCAAACTGAAGCGATTCAAGATTACAACGAAATATCTGGTCATGGCATTCAGGCGGTCATAGAAGGGAAGGAAGTTCTTGCAGGAAATGCGAAGCTCATGCTCAAAGAGAACATCCCCTTCACCCAGCCTGATGAAGTAGGAACGATTGTGCATATCGCTATTGATAGGGAGTATGTTGGTTACATCGTCATCTCTGATGAAGTTAAGAATGATGCTACCTCAGCGATTCGTTCTTTAAAGTCACTAGGGATCAAACAAACTATGATGCTTACTGGAGACTCTAAAAAGGTCGGTGAAACGGTAGGAGCTACACTTGGTATAGATACCGTACACGCTGAGCTTTTACCACAGCACAAAGTAGAACAAATTGAAGCACTTGATCAGCAAAAATTAGCAAAAGAAAAAATCGCCTTCGTTGGCGACGGAATTAACGATACACCTGTACTAGCACGATCTGATGTGGGTATTGCAATGGGTGGTCTAGGTTCAGATGCTGCGATCGAAGCAGCTGACATCGTCATAATGAACGATGAACCTTCTAGGCTCGCCTCTGCTATCACCATAGCCAAAGGCACTAGAAGAATCGTATGGCAGAACATTATTCTAGCATTATGGGTAAAAGCCGTTTTTCTAGTGTTAGGAGCATTCGGTATTGCTACAATGTGGGAAGCCGTCTTCTCAGACGTAGGCGTTACATTGATTGCCGTCTTAAACGCAATGCGTGTACTTAAAATTAATGCGTAG
- a CDS encoding NUDIX hydrolase: METEKLKFFNENMEYIGVESREEIHRQGLWHHTFHCWIVVQQEGKTYLLFQKRAAVKKDSPNLLDITAAGHILDNEEIEDGIREVEEEIGLSLSIEQMVSLGIIRWDLTKGKHIDREFCYVYLYMDQHFPKFTFQLEEVSGMYALELEHFRELIEEERENVTGYEIVDGSIAKSQSLTYEDFVQNLKYHQEAIERIKDQLTNDI; the protein is encoded by the coding sequence ATGGAAACGGAAAAGCTCAAATTTTTTAATGAAAACATGGAATACATAGGAGTTGAAAGTAGAGAGGAGATTCACCGACAAGGCTTATGGCATCACACGTTTCATTGCTGGATTGTCGTTCAACAAGAGGGTAAGACGTATCTTCTTTTTCAAAAAAGAGCTGCTGTAAAAAAGGATTCACCCAATTTACTAGATATAACAGCAGCCGGTCATATTCTTGACAATGAGGAGATAGAAGACGGGATAAGAGAAGTGGAGGAAGAAATCGGTTTAAGCTTAAGCATTGAACAAATGGTTTCTTTAGGAATTATTCGTTGGGATCTCACAAAAGGTAAACACATAGATCGAGAATTTTGTTACGTGTATTTGTATATGGATCAGCATTTTCCTAAATTCACCTTTCAGCTTGAAGAGGTTTCAGGCATGTATGCCCTTGAGCTTGAACATTTCAGAGAGTTAATAGAAGAGGAAAGGGAGAATGTTACGGGTTATGAAATTGTAGATGGCTCCATTGCGAAAAGTCAGAGCCTTACATATGAGGATTTTGTTCAAAATCTAAAGTATCATCAAGAAGCTATCGAAAGAATAAAGGATCAATTAACGAATGACATTTAA
- a CDS encoding sensor histidine kinase: MIDTLLLNFLFLHFPVLLFLIFFENRSFSYNKYIFVFLASIPMVLCMAFPIDMINGFIFDFRYVPFVIVALYGGYKFAFPLYIVLNIYRLIIGGEGVLPSFLFSTTIFAILPYFSQYFIKLTSKKRIICATIASFLTILFYLATLTSFFQEFNQEFWAISLYALVTYVIVSTIIMVLIEKIIYNSKAREALLRAERIDDISELSASVSHEIKNPLTVTSGFLQLLNQSETITADEKRYIQFSLLELKRAEKIVNDFIAFAKPQSENMVYSNFKEETEYVKNIITPYANMHRVDIEFYFDNDLKTYYDKNQVQQCLINLYKNGVESMKQSGGTLYVSVTEQRKTIVFEVSDQGDGMTQEEIMTLGRPYYSTKKEGTGLGMLMIYSTVNKLKGKIEVSSEKGKGTTFMIAIPVQKPTL; encoded by the coding sequence GTGATTGATACGTTACTCTTAAATTTTCTCTTTCTTCATTTTCCAGTATTACTTTTTCTGATCTTTTTTGAGAATAGATCTTTTTCGTATAATAAATATATTTTTGTTTTCTTAGCGTCTATTCCTATGGTATTATGCATGGCCTTTCCAATCGATATGATTAATGGCTTTATTTTCGATTTTCGTTATGTACCTTTTGTCATTGTAGCTCTTTATGGTGGTTATAAGTTTGCCTTTCCGCTGTACATTGTACTAAACATCTATCGTTTGATCATAGGTGGTGAAGGAGTATTGCCATCTTTTTTGTTTTCTACAACTATTTTTGCTATTCTCCCGTACTTCAGCCAGTACTTTATCAAACTGACATCTAAAAAAAGAATTATCTGTGCTACCATCGCATCCTTTTTAACCATATTATTTTATCTAGCAACCCTTACTTCATTTTTCCAAGAATTTAATCAGGAATTTTGGGCTATCTCCTTGTATGCTCTAGTAACCTACGTTATCGTGAGCACTATTATTATGGTCCTTATTGAGAAAATTATATATAACAGCAAAGCACGGGAGGCCTTACTCCGTGCTGAAAGAATAGATGATATCAGTGAGTTATCAGCTAGTGTTTCTCATGAAATCAAGAATCCATTAACGGTAACGAGCGGCTTTCTCCAGCTATTAAATCAGTCAGAGACAATCACAGCGGATGAAAAAAGATATATCCAGTTTTCCCTCTTAGAGTTAAAAAGAGCTGAGAAGATTGTAAACGACTTTATTGCCTTTGCTAAGCCGCAGTCGGAAAATATGGTGTACTCTAACTTTAAGGAAGAAACGGAGTATGTAAAAAACATTATTACTCCCTATGCGAATATGCATCGTGTTGATATTGAGTTTTATTTTGATAACGATCTCAAAACGTATTATGACAAGAATCAGGTTCAGCAGTGCTTAATAAATCTCTATAAAAACGGGGTTGAATCAATGAAGCAAAGCGGCGGAACTCTTTATGTTTCCGTTACCGAACAGAGGAAAACAATAGTATTTGAGGTTAGTGATCAAGGGGACGGGATGACTCAGGAAGAAATCATGACATTAGGAAGACCTTATTACTCTACAAAAAAAGAAGGAACAGGACTAGGAATGCTAATGATTTATAGTACCGTCAATAAGCTAAAAGGGAAGATTGAAGTAAGCAGCGAAAAAGGAAAAGGAACCACATTTATGATTGCTATTCCTGTCCAGAAGCCTACTTTGTAA